AGCTTCCTATTACTTATAATAGTTGtaagtaatataatatataataatatatgaaagcgtgaagtgttatttgctcagttgtgcccgactctttgccttgtgaccccatggactgtagcccaccaggctcctctgtccctgggattctccggcaaaaagactggagtgggttaccattccctcctccaggggatcttcccgacccagggattgaacccaggtctcctgcattgcaagcaagttctttaccatctgagccagctgggaagtcataattatatatagtaatatataactGGGGACCCCAtggcggctcagtgataaagaacccacgtACCGATgctggagacgcaggtttgatccctgggtgggaaacgttccctggagaaggggaatggcaaccccactccagtattcttgcctaaagaatcccatgggcagaggagccttgctggctacggtccaaagggttgcaaagagttggacacgactgagcgactaacttttactttcactgtcTCTCTGGATTGGTGTCTTGAGGACACTCAAGTCTCGCTTTCTAAAGCAAGACTGGATCCATAAATAAACTGTGATGCTTTGTGCCGCGCGTCCTGACGTGAAAATGTGTTAGACATACAGGCTCGTCCTGCCTAAAGCCGAGTCTGTATTTCTTGCAGAAGGACCTGCGTGCCCCAGACGTGGTCATCGGAGCCGACACCATCGTGGTGAGTGTGTTTTCTGGCTTTCCGTGTCGCTGTCGACTGAAATCCAGgccttggaaggcaggttctttctCTAAGACCTGGGGGATAATCCatcccaggcttctctctcttccGGCTTCTGATGGTTTTCTTCCAAATTCCTGGGCATTCCTGGGCTGGTGGCCGGCTCCCGCCTGTCTCTGCCTCCGTCTCCATGtggcttctcctctgtgtctgtctctcctcTGACAAGAGCACCGTCCGTCATGGATTAGGACCCACCTGGCCCCAGTACGACCTCCTCTCAAATTTTGTCACATCTGCAAAGATTCTATTATCGAACAGTGTCCTGTTCACAGGGCTGGGGGGTCAGGACCTAGGGGAAAGGAATCTCCCCATGATAGGGGTTTTCGCTGCCAAGAGTCAATTTTGGATGGCTCATCACAGTGATCCATAGAGCAGCTCTGTCTCGCTGGCCATGGCCGTCTGCCTGAGACCCCGGCTGGCCCGACGGTGAGCGTCGCCCAGGGATGCTGGGCCTCACTGCTGgggtgttcatagcagcagtgtCCCTGGATGGCTGTGTCGATGGATGATGGATGgctagatagatggatggatggttgggtagatggttggatggatggaaggatgaatggatggatggtggatggatgagtgggtggatggatggatggatggatggttgggtagatggctggctggctggctggatggatggttgggtagatggttggatggatgctggatgggtggatggttggtggatggaaggatgaatggatggatggtggatggatgggtgggtggatggttggatggatggatggatggttgagtagatggatggatggatggatggatggttggttggctggctggctggctggctggatggatggatggatggatggatggtgggtggatggatggatggatttatggatggatggatggatggatggatggttgggtagatggttggatggatagatggatgggtggataatggatggatggatggatgggtagatggttggatggacggatggatggatggatggacaaatggatgggtgaatggatgataaatagatgatggatggatgggtggatggaaggatgtgtggatgggtggatggatgcatgggtagatgggtggatggcttgatggatgggtggatggatgcatgggtagatggttggatggctgatggatgggtggatggaaagGTGAATGGCTCATGGATTGATGGATGGttaggtagatggatggatggttgggtagatggttggatggattgatagatggatggatagttgtgtagatggttggatggataaatggatggttggatggatgatGAATAGATGATGGATtgatgatggatgaatgggtggatgggaggatgaatggatggatagttgatggatgggtagatggatgatgggtagatggttggatggatagatggattgATGGATGATGCATGGATGGATAGTTGGGTTAAATGgttggatggataaatggatgagtggatggatgatggatagataatggatggatggatggttgatggatgggtggatggatgatggatgaatggaaggATGGTTGTGTAGatgattggatggatggatgggtgggtggataatggatggatggatagatggatagaagatgcatggatggatggttgggtagatggttggatggattgATGGATAGTTGggtagatggttggatggattgatggatggatggatagatggatggatggataaatggatgggtggatggataagtggatgggtggatggatggtggatggatggatggatgatgcatgaatggatggatgggtagatggttggatggatagaACGATAAGTGGATGGATTGATAAGCATCATGGGGTCCACCCACACCGTGGAATATGACGCAGCCATGAAAAGGAGTGAAGCCCCAacacaggctacaacatggatggatcttgaacACCCAGTGCTCGgtgagagaagcagacacaggaCATGTATTATTCTGTTTGTGTGAAATGTCCGGAATAGGTGAATCCACTGAGGAGAAAAGCAGATCAGCAGTTGTCAGGGGCTAGGGAACGAGGTGGGGAGAGACAGCTTGTGGAGATGGGGTGTCCAGACGATGAAAGACTTCAGGAACTCAGTAGTGATCCTCACCCAACAGTGGAAATGTGCCACATGGTTTCATTTAACATGGTGAGTGTCACGTTATACGAATCtcacctcaattaaaaaacaaaaaacaaaaaacctgagtCTAAAACGGTGGACAGTGTAGCTGGTGCAGAGCCGCTCGGGGAACAGAAGCAATGTTCTCCGTGGCATTTCTCTCGCAGGCGGTCGGGGGACTGATCCTGGAGAAGCCGGTGGACAAGCAGGATGCCTACCGCATGCTGTCAAGGTGGGTGGGTCCCGGCCGTCCTCCGGGGACGCGTGGGACAGAGGCTAGGCCGTTCGCCATGTGTCCAGTCAGCGTCAACATCCGCTCATCACCTATCTGTCCGCCCACCCACATCACGTCCCCGTGTCCTCCACAGGCACCACATCCGCTGTCTCCCAGAGATAGCCCCTTCTGGTTCAGGTCAGGGGACCAGGCAGTGCCCTTGAACTGACCTCGACTCTTAACAACTCCCCACACCAGCCCCCACATTCAGGGTCTCCTCCTGGCTCGGGCACGCTGACTGTCCATGCCCAGGACCTCACAGGGACCCAGGAAAGGGGTGGCCCAGAGTGGCCGGGATCCGGGTCCTCTGTGCACGGCTGACCGCTCCCGTCAGGGTTCACGTGGTCCTGTGTTTCGTCCCGTGAGATGGCCCAGCCACCCCCCCAGCCGCTGTCTGAGCACAGTGACCACAGTCCCGCGGGGAGCTTCACGGTCCCCGTGGGGTGGTTTCCTTGGTCACCGTGCGCCCGGGGTGATGGGGGCAGGGCCGGTGAGTGGACAGGGGCCTCAGATGGCCCAGCCACCCCCCCAGCCGCTGTCTGAGTGCAGTGACCACAGTCTCGCGGGGAGCTTCACGGTCCCCGTGGGGCGGTTTCCTCGGCGACTGCATAGCCGGGGTGATGGGAGCAGGGCCGGTGGGTGGACAGGGACCTCAGATGGCGCAGCCACCCCCCCCATCCGCTGTCTGAGCACAATGACCACAGTTCCGCGGGGAGCTTCATAGTCCCCGTGGGGCGGTTTCCTTGGCCACTGCGTAGCCGGGGTGATGGGGGCAGGGCCGGTGGGTGGACAGGGACCTCAGATGGCCCAGCCACCCCCCCGgctgctgtctgagccacagtgacCAGAGTCTCGCGGGGAGCTTCACGGTCCCCGTGGGGCGGTTTCCTCGGCGACTGCGTAGCCGGGGTGATGGGGGCAGGGCCGGTGGGTGGACAAGGACCTCAGATGGCCCAGCCACCCCCCCGGCCGCTGTCTGAGCCAGTGATCACAGTCCCGCAGGGAGCTTCACGGTTCCCATGGGACGGTTTCCTCGGCGGCCCCACCCGGGATGATGGGGGCAGGGCCGGTGGGTGGACAGGGGCCTCGGGCTGTGGGCCAGGGATCGCCCTGCATTGCAGAGACACTGCGGAGTCACGCGTCCGGCCCGGCCGTGTGTTGCAGGCTCAGCGGGACGGAGCACAGCGTCTTCACGGGCGTGGCCGTCGTCCACTGCTGCACCAAAGGTACCTGGGCCGCCCGCGTCCGCCACCTCCCCTGGGCCCCAGGGCCATCGTGGGAGCCGCCGGGGCTCCTGGGGGGAGGGCCCAGGCACCCTGGGGCATCCCTGTCATTGCTACCACACGGGCCCGCCCTCCCACCTGGCCTGGGAACGTTGGGGTCCCACGTGGAAATATGGAGGGGTTCATCTTGAGCCTCCAGTGGACCCCATGTGGGGTGTAGGGGACAGCGCACCTCATCCAACATGACCCTCCGAGAGCCTGCCTTTGAGCTCTCTCGTCCGAGTGGTGGATCAGCTTGGCTCCTGTTGGCGGGTGTTAAAGACATTctgtgatgaaaagaaaattttttttttttaagcacaaaaaGCCTGAGGAGTAACTTTAAAGCTGCTTAAAAGAGATTTTATCCCGAGGAATGAGCCTGCCATGGGCTTTAGGGCCACCCTCATCCAGGAGAAACCTTATCTCAGACCCTTCACTTGATCCCGTGTGCAGAGACCCTGTTTCCGTATAAAGTCCCGTTCTGAGGTCCTAGGTGGGCCTGAAGTTTAAGGAGCACCACGGAGCCTGCGGGGggttcgcaggtggctcagtggtaaaggactcgcctgcccatgcagaggcacagagacgtgggttcgatccctgggtcggggagatcccctggagaagggaatgcagcccactccagcgttcttgtctggagaatccccaggacagaggacctggcgggcTGCGAttgatggggttgcagagagtcggacatgactgggacACTGACCTCACAGGCACGCACACACTCGTTGACCCCGGGACGCCTGGCGTGGAGGTTTTTCCCAAGTGGCCCCTGTGTGTGCCCAGCGTGCCGTGTGCATGGGGCATTTCCAAGCCCACAGCCGAAAGCCTCGTGTAGATCTCAGAATTGTCCTCTCATAACGATGACTCCAGTCCGTAAATTCCCACAGAAACCAGGGGCCCCGTCTCGTCCAGCCCTGTAGACTGCAGGCCTTTCTGCCACGTGCCCATCTTGTCGGCTTCTTTTCTGgtttattggcttccctggtagctcaggcagtgaaggatccgcctgcaatgcaggagacccaggctcagtccactgggtcgggaggatcccctggaggaggacatggcaacccacagcagtgttcttgcctggagaatcccatggacagaggagcctggcgggctacagtccacgcggttgcaaagagtcggacgtgactgaagtgaccaaCACTCTcgcttcactttctcttttattctttctctctgtttctcctgtgtacagtggagaatcttttatTCCCTATtaatgagcatgtgtgtgtgtgtgagtcacacGCAAAGCTCAGACTTTCTTGCtcctcacttgttcagtcgtgtccgactccgtgagaccccatggactggagcacgccaggcttccgtgtccatcaccatctgccggagtttgctgaaactcaagtccatcgagatggtgacaccatccaaccatctcatcctctgtcatcccctgtcctcctgacctcaatctttcccagcatgcgggtcttttccaatgagtcagttcttcgcatcaggtggcctgagGATTgcagcttgagcttcagcatcacgcTTGCCTCCTCATGGGCTCAAAGGGTTAGACCTGTGGGCCCCCACGGGCACCGGCTGCGCCCCCTCACCGCAGCGCGCGCTTCCTTGCAGACGGCCAGCTGGACACCCGGGTGTCCGAGTTCTACGAGGAGACCACGGTGAAGTTCTCGGAGCTGTCGGAGGAGCTGCTGTGGGAATACATCGACAGCGGGGAGCCCATGTGAGTCTCTGTCGCAGCCACGGTGCTGAACCCCGCCCCTGTCCACAGCCGCGGTGCTCAACCCAGCCCCTGTCCACAGCCGCGGTGCTCAACCCAGCCCCGGTCTGGAGCCGTGGTGCTGAATGCCCACCGCGGGCAGGAGACGGGCCGGGGCTGAGCCCGCGCTGGGGGCCTGTGCCCACCACGTGCCCAGGGGCCCAGGGCCGGGCAGCGTGCTTAGGACAGATGGAAGGGTGTCTTACCCCGTGCCCCTGTCCCTACATCACTGCCGTCTCCTCCAGCAAAGGGCGCTGCTGTGGGTCGGGCAGGTCAGTGCAGATGCTGCCGTGGGGCTGGTCTCCCCGCCCAGCGtcagtgaaagccgctcagtcgtgtccgactctctgcagccccacggactgtagcccaccaggctcctctgtccatgcgattctccaggcaagaatcctggagtgggctgccagacccttctccaggggatcttcccaacccagggatcaaacccgtgtctcctgcattgcaggcgggttctttaccactagtgccacctgggaaaccctttgaCACTTCAAGGGAGCCCCCCGCACCCCAAATCCCCAAATCCCAGCTCCTCTGTTCTTTGCACCCTGGTCTGTGGGAAGAGGGGTGGCTAGAGTGCAGAAGGGCTGGGGGCTCAGTCCAGATGGACCGAGGCGCTGGACGGACCCCTTTTCCCATGTAAGGAGGTCTCAGCAGAGGTTTCCGGGAAGACCCGGGCTGTGGACCCCCGCGAGGAGTCCTCCTGTTGAGGCTCCTGGCAGAGAGATGAGGGAAGACCGCACTTGGGGGCCCCGGTCTCTTGTGGGCAAAGCCCACCCCCTCAGGAGACACAGGCCTGGCGTGGGGGCAGGTGCCCCCTCGTGCACCCCCAGAAACCGCCTTCATCCCGTCTTGGGGGCGGCACCAAGGGAATGCTCCTGGGGGCTGGTCCTGGAGCTGGCTGCCCGCAGCGCACGGCTGCTCCGGACCGGAGGTCAGCGGGCTCCCGACTGGCCGGGTGTGCACACCCGTCAAAGCTCATCATCACCGTGTCCGtctcttctccccttccttcctgccccGCTGCGGTCCTTCACGCCGCGCAGGGACAAGGCCGGCGGCTATGGGATCCAGGCGCTGGGTGGGATGCTGGTGGAGTACGTGCGCGGCGACTTCCTCAACGTGGTGGGCTTCCCGCTGAACCGCTTCTGCAAGGAGCTGGCGCGCCTCTACCACGCGCCCCGGGCCCCCGGCGCCCCACCGCGGATCCACTACGACTCCATCCCTGCCGTCGACACCTTCGAGGACCTCAACGACGCCGAGGGAGGCGTCTCCGACCAGGCTCCCGCCAACGGGGGCCTGGAGGCGGGCGGGGCGCAGCCGCGGGCTCCCCATACCCGGGACGCTCCGGACCTGAATGGGGTGAGGGACAGCCAGCCCCCGCTCCCCGCGGGCCTCCTGGGGCTGATGGACGGCTTCAAAGCATCCAAGGTACCCCTGTGCCTTCGCAACCACGTGACCCCCAGCACAGGGGGGCGCTTCAAACCACAGGCATCCATCTCACAGCCCCCAACCCAATCCTGGGGACCAGACGCCTGAGGTCAGGGTGCCCCAGGGCTGGGCTCCGTGCAGAGGCTCCAGGGGACGGTCCTTcccgcctcttccagcttctgggggctccacATGTCCGTCCCTGGGCTGGTGGCCGCCTCCCTCCCGTCTCTGCCTGCGTTTCCACGTGGCTTTttctctgtgtccctgtctctcctcttctgtgtcttATGAGGACCCTGTCCCTGGGTTTAGGGCCACCCCCGTCCAGGAGGGCCTCATCTCAGACCCTTCACTCCATCACGTCTGCGAAAGCATCTCATTTCCACGGAAGGCCTTGTTCGCTTGTTCTGGGGGTCAGGATGTGAACACTATCTTTTTCGAACGTGACTATGGTCTGTGCCTGGCAGGGCTGGGGCGGGGTCCGAGTGGGTGTCTGCAGGGACACGGCTCACAGCACGCTGTGCCCCACGTGTCCGGGGAAGTTTCCTCTTTTATGAGAGCCCCGGGGAGGTTAGCCCGTCCCGTGAGGAGTGTTGTGCGTGGCGTGGAGTCTGTCCCGCAGGGAGCGCCCAAGTCCACACACAGCCTCGTCTCAAGGTCCCAGGGCCTGTGGCCTCGACGTAGGCACCGTGGGGAGCTACCGCGCACCCCTTGACCGTAGCGCATTGGGTTTCTCTGCCGAGAGAGCTTTTCTGCTTAATCCTCACCGACTCGTTCTTCCCTGGAGTAAAACTTATGCAAGCTGGAGCCCAAACCCAACTCTCCCCTGCAGAGGGTCCCTGACGGGCGTGGCATTTCTGACAGTTCCGCCGGCCCCCCCGCTCCCCGCTGTCCGTGGGGGGGTCACAAGCGATCGGTCAGTCCCGTCGCAGCCTGACTGTGGCCCTCCTTCACGGTCAGGTCCTGCTCACGGCTTGCAAGCTCAACGTGTTCGATGTTCTGAAAGATCGAGGCCCCCTGACGGCTGCGGACGTCGCCCGCGAAATCGGCGCCTCGGTGGACGGCACCGAGCGCCTGCTGGACGTCTGCGCGGACCTGGGGCTGCTGCAGAAGGCGGACGGAGGTGAGGGGCCGCCCAGGTGTCGGGCCGCTGCAGAAGGCGGGCGGGGGTGAGGGCCCCCCAGCTGTCGGCGCGGCGGCCCTGGGCCGCTGCAGAAGGCAGGCGGGGGTGAGGGCCTCCCGGCTGTCGGCGCGGCGGCCCTGGGCCGCTGGAGGAGGCGGGCGGGGGTGAGGGGCCTCCCGGCTGTCGGCGCGGCGGCCGGACGGAGGTGAGGGGCCGCCCTGGTGTCGGCATGTCAGCTCCGCAGGTGGGACCCGGCCGCCAAGCGACAGTGGCTCCTGAGCAGAGATGGGCAGAGCAGCCAGCCCTGTGTCCCGGACACGGGGCAGTTCCCAGAGGGCGGGGAGCAGGGGCGTGGGCAAAGAGGaaacgggtgtgtgtgtgtgtgcgcgcgtgtgtgagGTTTAGGAGGaaacaggtgtgtgtgtctgtgtgatgtTTAGGAGgaaataggtgtgtgtgtgcgtgtgtgtgtgatgtttagGAGGAACTAGGGGTGTgtgtcggagaaggcagtggcaccccactccagtactcttgcctggaaaatcccatggacgggggagcctggtgggctgccgtctgtggggtcgcacagagtcggacacgactgaagcgacttagcagcatggtgtgtgtgagtgtgtgtgtgtgatgggtgtgtgtgtgtgtgtgtgagtgtgtgtgatgtTTAGGAGAGAGACTTCTTTGTGGTCTCAGAGGGGTTGTATCTGCCAAGGTCCTCCAAGGAAACAACTCTCAGGGTGTGGACGTGTGCACAGCATAGATAGCTGCACATTCTTACTCATCTGTTCAGGTAGGCAGACAGGTGAGGTGAATGCCTAGACGCTGAGAGGTAGTAGAATGATacttgaatggatggatggacggatggatggatggtggataaATAGACACTTCACGGATAACAAACAGGTCACAGACAGATGGTGCTTGCTCAGGAGCTTCAGTCATGGCCGCTTTtgtgtggccccagggactgtagcccgccaggctcctctgtctgtgggattctccacgcaagaatgctggagagggttgccatgcccttctgcaggagatcttccccacccagggatcaaacttgcgtcttctgtgtctcctgcattggccacaagattctttacctctgagaccccaaaaagtgaaagtgaagtcgctcagtcgtgtctgactctttgtgaccccatggactgtagcctaccaggctcctccatccatggaattttccaggcaagagtactggagtgggttgccatttccttctccagggtagacagataaatggataaaaaggtGATGGAGGGACTGATGAATAGGTAACATATGTTGATGGATAAACGATAGATGAGCAGAGATGACAAGTGATAGGTAAATAGACTTATTCACACACAGCTGATAGCTGCTAAATAAACAGGTAGATGAGACATATATAGATTGACAGATAGGTGGTTAACAGATGAGACAGAGAGAGTTGAAGGTGACTGACAGATAGTAAACAGACAGGTTGATacatagatgggcttcccaggtggcttggtggtgaagaacctgcccgccagtgcaagagaagtgggtttggtccctgggtcgcgaagatcccctggaggagggcatggcaacccgctgcggtcttcttgcctggacagtcgcatggacagaggagcctggcggggctgcagtccctggggtggcagagtcgggcGCGTGCGAGGGTGTCACGCTGTCGGCCGGAGGATGCTTGCGCTAACACCGCGGGACCCCGAGCGGcagctccccccgcccctccgATGTTCAGGGGAGCCCTTACGGGGGTCCGGGACCCCGAGCGGCGGCTCCCTCCGCCCCTCTGATGTTCAGGGGAGCCCTTACGGGGGTCCAGGATCCCGAGCGGCAGCTCCCTCTGCCCCTCCGATGTTCAGGGGAGCCCTTACGGGGGTCCGGGACCCCGAGCGGcggcccccccccgcccctccgaTGTTCAGGGGAGCCCTTACGGGGGTCCGGGACCTCGAGCGGCAGCCCCCCGCCCCTCCGTTCAGGAGAGGCCTTACGGGGGTCCGGGACCCCGAGCGGCGGCCCCCCCCGCCCCTCTGATGTTCAGGGGAGCCCTTACGGGGGTCCAGGATCCCGAGCGGCAGCTCCCTCTGCCCCTCCAATGTTCAGGGGAGCCCTTACGGGGGTCCGGGACCCCGAGCGGcggcccccccccgcccctccgaTGTTCAGGGGAGCCCTTACGGGGGTCCGGGACCCCGAGCGGcggctccccccgcccctccgATGTTCAGGGGAGCCGTTACGGGGGTCCCACGATGCCCCTTCCTTTCAGGTTACAGTAACACGGAGACGGCCAGCCTGCACCTGGTGTCGGACGCCGAGCAGTCCCTCCACGGCCTGGCCGCCTACCTCGACGGGCCCGTCTGGGGCGCCTTCACGCACCTGGGCCGGGCCGTGCGGGAGGGGGCGACATGGATCCCGGAGCCGCTGCCGCAGGTACCGCAGAACCTGACGCTGCTTCTCACGTGCTGTCTCTGCCGCTGAGAGACTGGCCACGGGCCCCCAAAGCGTCCCAGACCCGGGGACCATCAGAACCCGTTTTCCCAGCATAACGCTGTGGATGCGGGTCATTAGGGGAGGCGTGGGGGGCAGCTGGCTGCCCACAGCTCCCGACCCTCCAGAGAGAGCCTTGTGGGGTGTCTAGTAGGTctgggggggcttcccttgtggctcagctggtaaagaagccgcctgcaatgcaggagacctgggttcgatccctgggttgggaagatcccctggagaagggaaatggcaacctacttcagtattc
This portion of the Odocoileus virginianus isolate 20LAN1187 ecotype Illinois unplaced genomic scaffold, Ovbor_1.2 Unplaced_Contig_6, whole genome shotgun sequence genome encodes:
- the ASMTL gene encoding probable bifunctional dTTP/UTP pyrophosphatase/methyltransferase protein isoform X1: MLLCPVIRKLQHRRVVLASSSPRRQEILSNAGLRFEVVPSRFKEKLHKASFATPQAYAVETAKQKALEVAGRMHQKDLRAPDVVIGADTIVAVGGLILEKPVDKQDAYRMLSRLSGTEHSVFTGVAVVHCCTKDGQLDTRVSEFYEETTVKFSELSEELLWEYIDSGEPMDKAGGYGIQALGGMLVEYVRGDFLNVVGFPLNRFCKELARLYHAPRAPGAPPRIHYDSIPAVDTFEDLNDAEGGVSDQAPANGGLEAGGAQPRAPHTRDAPDLNGVRDSQPPLPAGLLGLMDGFKASKVLLTACKLNVFDVLKDRGPLTAADVAREIGASVDGTERLLDVCADLGLLQKADGGYSNTETASLHLVSDAEQSLHGLAAYLDGPVWGAFTHLGRAVREGATWIPEPLPQAPHKQSTEATLQFMRASHGLSKLTAHHVATAFDLSPFTSACHLEGCTGALAHKLVQEYPRLQVTVFDLPEVIELAGGFQAGAGPSERVHFVPERGLWRAAVHGVSESWTRLSDPSSGRLPPADLYVLCSLAHDGPDHRLHGLLRRVSRSCRAGAGLLLAELAPAEEEEEAGGAARRSPGLRILGAGRPPRGPGQYRRLLQGLGFQDVQATRAGDLLHVVLGTRAPP
- the ASMTL gene encoding probable bifunctional dTTP/UTP pyrophosphatase/methyltransferase protein isoform X2 — protein: MLLCPVIRKLQHRRVVLASSSPRRQEILSNAGLRFEVVPSRFKEKLHKASFATPQAYAVETAKQKALEVAGRMHQKDLRAPDVVIGADTIVAVGGLILEKPVDKQDAYRMLSRLSGTEHSVFTGVAVVHCCTKDGQLDTRVSEFYEETTVKFSELSEELLWEYIDSGEPMDKAGGYGIQALGGMLVEYVRGDFLNVVGFPLNRFCKELARLYHAPRAPGAPPRIHYDSIPAVDTFEDLNDAEGGVSDQAPANGGLEAGGAQPRAPHTRDAPDLNGVRDSQPPLPAGLLGLMDGFKASKVLLTACKLNVFDVLKDRGPLTAADVAREIGASVDGTERLLDVCADLGLLQKADGGYSNTETASLHLVSDAEQSLHGLAAYLDGPVWGAFTHLGRAVREGATWIPEPLPQAPHKQSTEATLQFMRASHGLSKLTAHHVATAFDLSPFTSACHLEGCTGALAHKLVQEYPRLQVTVFDLPEVIELAGGFQAGAGPSERVHFVPGDPSSGRLPPADLYVLCSLAHDGPDHRLHGLLRRVSRSCRAGAGLLLAELAPAEEEEEAGGAARRSPGLRILGAGRPPRGPGQYRRLLQGLGFQDVQATRAGDLLHVVLGTRAPP
- the ASMTL gene encoding probable bifunctional dTTP/UTP pyrophosphatase/methyltransferase protein isoform X4 codes for the protein MLLCPVIRKLQHRRVVLASSSPRRQEILSNAGLRFEVVPSRFKEKLHKASFATPQAYAVETAKQKALEVAGRMHQKDLRAPDVVIGADTIVAVGGLILEKPVDKQDAYRMLSRLSGTEHSVFTGVAVVHCCTKDGQLDTRVSEFYEETTVKFSELSEELLWEYIDSGEPMDKAGGYGIQALGGMLVEYVRGDFLNVVGFPLNRFCKELARLYHAPRAPGAPPRIHYDSIPAVDTFEDLNDAEGGVSDQAPANGGLEAGGAQPRAPHTRDAPDLNGVRDSQPPLPAGLLGLMDGFKASKVLLTACKLNVFDVLKDRGPLTAADVAREIGASVDGTERLLDVCADLGLLQKADGGYSNTETASLHLVSDAEQSLHGLAAYLDGPVWGAFTHLGRAVREGATWIPEPLPQAPHKQSTEATLQFMRASHGLSKLTAHHVATAFDLSPFTSACHLEGCTGALAHKLVQEYPRLQVTVFDLPEVIELAGGFQAGAGPSERVHFVPASRTTGLTTGSTGS
- the ASMTL gene encoding probable bifunctional dTTP/UTP pyrophosphatase/methyltransferase protein isoform X3 → MPTACCQETLRSHASGPAVCCRLSGTEHSVFTGVAVVHCCTKDGQLDTRVSEFYEETTVKFSELSEELLWEYIDSGEPMDKAGGYGIQALGGMLVEYVRGDFLNVVGFPLNRFCKELARLYHAPRAPGAPPRIHYDSIPAVDTFEDLNDAEGGVSDQAPANGGLEAGGAQPRAPHTRDAPDLNGVRDSQPPLPAGLLGLMDGFKASKVLLTACKLNVFDVLKDRGPLTAADVAREIGASVDGTERLLDVCADLGLLQKADGGYSNTETASLHLVSDAEQSLHGLAAYLDGPVWGAFTHLGRAVREGATWIPEPLPQAPHKQSTEATLQFMRASHGLSKLTAHHVATAFDLSPFTSACHLEGCTGALAHKLVQEYPRLQVTVFDLPEVIELAGGFQAGAGPSERVHFVPERGLWRAAVHGVSESWTRLSDPSSGRLPPADLYVLCSLAHDGPDHRLHGLLRRVSRSCRAGAGLLLAELAPAEEEEEAGGAARRSPGLRILGAGRPPRGPGQYRRLLQGLGFQDVQATRAGDLLHVVLGTRAPP